A part of Sinorhizobium chiapasense genomic DNA contains:
- a CDS encoding adenylate/guanylate cyclase domain-containing protein yields MVDERVERRVAVIMATDIVGYSRLMEADETSTLDAVKRLQASILSPNIAARGGRIVKLMGDGSLVVFSSAVEAVDCAISLQEELVSDQKDVVLDDRILFRIGINLADVVIEGDDLLGDGVNVAARLEASAEPGGICIADIVHRQLGAKCRLDFRDGGEIALKNIVRPVHVWHWGHAPMAGPSTSSPAARTSIAILPFENSSGAPDQDFFSDGITEDIIGGLARFRSLSVIAASSSFSFRGKAVGLREIGIKLGVTYLVEGSVRRSGERIRITAQLVEATSGKHLWSEHYDRSVTDIFAVQDEVTKMIVSTLVGQIESADVRQALRKPTTSLAAYEFYLRGLVHMRSYGADDNHQAHMMFGAALERDPQFALAHAYLALSMIALHGYANAPRDILDAALALARKAVLLDEGESGCERLLGLIHTNRREFDLAERHYRRAYQLNPNDANTLVQMGGLLARRGKIEEAMRWIDEGFRLNPFPPPWYSATLGNALYILGRYGEAAAALNELPNPGPFTCARLVACYAQAGDAAATDEAKARLLRLCPDFSTEDFINRGLLLERPEQRELFRQGLLKAGLPE; encoded by the coding sequence ATGGTGGACGAGCGCGTCGAACGGCGAGTTGCGGTCATTATGGCGACCGATATCGTCGGCTACTCCCGCCTGATGGAGGCCGACGAAACCTCCACGCTCGACGCCGTGAAGCGATTGCAGGCTTCCATTCTCTCGCCGAATATCGCCGCACGCGGCGGCCGCATCGTGAAGCTGATGGGCGACGGCTCGCTCGTCGTCTTCAGCTCGGCGGTCGAAGCGGTGGACTGTGCGATATCGCTTCAGGAAGAACTGGTGTCGGATCAGAAGGACGTCGTGCTTGACGATCGCATCCTTTTCAGGATCGGCATCAACCTGGCCGATGTCGTCATCGAAGGGGACGATCTGCTCGGCGACGGCGTCAATGTCGCCGCCCGCCTGGAGGCATCCGCAGAGCCGGGCGGCATATGCATCGCCGATATCGTCCACCGGCAACTCGGCGCAAAGTGCCGTTTGGATTTCCGGGATGGCGGGGAGATCGCGCTGAAGAACATCGTGCGGCCCGTTCACGTCTGGCACTGGGGGCACGCGCCGATGGCCGGGCCATCGACGTCTTCGCCGGCGGCGCGGACGTCGATCGCGATCCTGCCGTTCGAGAACTCAAGCGGAGCGCCGGACCAGGATTTTTTCAGCGACGGCATTACCGAGGATATCATCGGCGGCCTTGCCCGGTTTCGTTCGCTCTCCGTCATCGCTGCCAGTTCTTCCTTCAGCTTTCGCGGCAAGGCGGTGGGGCTGAGGGAGATTGGCATCAAGCTCGGCGTCACCTATCTCGTCGAAGGCAGCGTTCGACGGTCGGGCGAACGGATCCGCATCACGGCGCAGCTTGTCGAGGCCACAAGCGGAAAGCACCTGTGGTCGGAGCACTACGACCGCAGCGTCACCGATATTTTCGCCGTCCAGGACGAGGTGACCAAGATGATCGTCTCGACACTCGTCGGGCAGATCGAGAGTGCCGATGTCCGGCAGGCGCTGCGCAAGCCGACGACGAGCCTCGCGGCCTACGAATTCTACCTGCGCGGGCTCGTGCATATGCGCAGCTACGGCGCCGACGACAATCATCAGGCCCACATGATGTTCGGGGCGGCGCTTGAGCGCGACCCGCAATTTGCGCTCGCCCACGCTTATCTGGCACTGAGCATGATCGCGCTCCACGGCTACGCCAACGCGCCGCGAGACATTCTCGACGCTGCGCTCGCGCTTGCGCGAAAGGCGGTCCTGCTCGACGAGGGCGAGAGCGGCTGCGAGCGCCTGCTGGGGCTCATTCACACGAACCGTCGAGAGTTCGATCTGGCAGAGCGGCACTATCGCCGGGCCTACCAGCTCAACCCCAACGATGCGAACACACTGGTGCAGATGGGCGGGTTGCTGGCGCGGCGCGGCAAGATCGAGGAAGCGATGCGATGGATCGACGAAGGCTTCCGGCTCAATCCGTTCCCGCCGCCATGGTACAGTGCTACCCTTGGCAACGCGCTCTATATTCTCGGGCGATACGGCGAAGCGGCGGCGGCGCTGAACGAGCTGCCCAATCCCGGCCCCTTCACCTGCGCACGCCTCGTCGCCTGCTACGCGCAGGCGGGGGATGCGGCCGCGACCGATGAGGCGAAGGCGCGGCTTCTAAGACTGTGCCCGGATTTTTCGACAGAAGACTTCATCAACCGCGGCCTGCTCCTGGAGCGGCCCGAGCAGCGCGAACTGTTCCGCCAGGGCTTGCTGAAGGCGGGCCTGCCGGAGTGA
- a CDS encoding NUDIX domain-containing protein, with amino-acid sequence MSLLQSNRAEWPAEGTIFPISAVRIDVSPEPHPFHMAEVERAQESWQHEIAANPHLFDGRMVLQRTIRIEDGRIAASGHVVPYSTFLWWRRSRAPGALHIFGMPMILSSDGALIAIRMGSHTANAGRVYSPGGSLEPEDIVDGRCDLDGNIAREVREETGIELSEATAERGYHAVHMNGTLIVFRIHRLAVTADELVARVADHVATDPHPEVDEAVAIRGPDPQAHNYPDFIPPILEWLFAKNGR; translated from the coding sequence ATGAGCCTTCTTCAAAGCAACCGCGCCGAATGGCCCGCCGAGGGCACGATCTTCCCGATTTCGGCGGTCCGGATCGATGTTTCGCCGGAGCCGCATCCGTTCCATATGGCCGAGGTGGAGCGCGCGCAGGAAAGCTGGCAGCACGAGATTGCCGCGAACCCGCACCTCTTTGATGGCAGGATGGTGCTGCAGCGGACGATCCGCATCGAGGACGGGCGCATTGCCGCGAGCGGCCACGTCGTTCCCTATTCGACCTTTCTCTGGTGGCGCAGGAGCCGCGCGCCCGGCGCCCTGCATATCTTCGGCATGCCGATGATCCTTTCCTCGGACGGTGCACTGATTGCCATCCGCATGGGCAGCCACACGGCCAATGCGGGACGGGTCTACAGCCCCGGCGGCTCGCTGGAGCCCGAGGACATCGTCGACGGGCGCTGCGACCTCGACGGCAACATTGCGCGCGAGGTGCGGGAGGAGACCGGCATCGAGCTCTCCGAGGCGACAGCGGAGCGCGGCTACCACGCGGTGCACATGAACGGCACCCTCATAGTCTTCCGAATCCACCGGCTGGCGGTGACGGCCGACGAACTCGTTGCGCGGGTGGCCGACCATGTCGCGACCGACCCGCATCCGGAAGTCGACGAGGCGGTGGCGATCCGCGGGCCGGATCCTCAGGCGCACAACTATCCAGATTTCATCCCGCCGATCCTTGAGTGGTTGTTTGCGAAGAACGGAAGATAG
- a CDS encoding endonuclease/exonuclease/phosphatase family protein → MSLRLATFNIENLMSRFDFSGFRNQLKQDRVLRLFDVRSEAEYQRLEEARTIAHTDDTRQMSALAIADCDADILCLQEADNMAALQAFEYGYLFRMVGNGYRQKYLIEGNDSRGIDVAVLMREETRDGRPIECLDVKSHAGLTYADLDLFNDELAQTNRPGDRIFKRDCLEVDLRIGGRPLTLYVVHFKSMGPAREGLDGRQATMPLRIAEAKAVRHIIESRFGRGRTADKMFAICGDMNDYQEKVEIRGDRRNGYEFVPSEEAASALDIFTLDGFVENPMLRRPVLDRWTLFHSRGPEERHLCQLDYIWLSPALASRNAGRVPEIIRAGQPFRTIFPDGQAVERYPRTGWDRPKASDHCPVAITLDI, encoded by the coding sequence ATGTCGCTTCGCCTTGCCACCTTTAACATCGAAAACCTCATGAGCCGCTTCGACTTTTCCGGCTTTCGCAACCAGTTGAAGCAGGATCGGGTGCTGCGGCTGTTCGACGTCAGGAGCGAGGCCGAGTACCAGCGGCTGGAGGAGGCCCGCACGATCGCGCATACGGACGACACGCGGCAGATGTCGGCGCTGGCGATCGCCGATTGCGACGCGGATATCCTCTGCCTGCAGGAGGCCGACAACATGGCGGCGCTGCAGGCCTTCGAATACGGCTATCTGTTCCGCATGGTCGGCAACGGCTACCGGCAGAAATACCTGATCGAGGGCAACGATTCGCGCGGCATCGATGTCGCCGTGCTGATGCGCGAGGAGACGCGCGACGGCCGGCCGATCGAGTGCCTCGACGTGAAGAGCCATGCGGGGCTCACCTATGCCGACCTCGATCTCTTCAATGACGAGCTGGCGCAAACCAATCGGCCGGGCGACCGCATCTTCAAGCGCGACTGCCTGGAGGTGGACTTGAGGATCGGCGGCCGGCCGCTGACGCTCTATGTCGTGCACTTCAAGTCGATGGGGCCAGCGCGCGAGGGGCTCGACGGCCGGCAGGCGACGATGCCGCTCCGCATCGCCGAGGCCAAGGCCGTGCGCCACATCATCGAAAGCCGCTTCGGGCGGGGCCGCACCGCCGACAAGATGTTTGCGATCTGCGGCGACATGAACGACTACCAGGAGAAAGTGGAGATCCGGGGCGACCGGCGCAACGGCTATGAATTCGTGCCGAGCGAGGAGGCGGCAAGCGCGCTCGACATCTTCACGCTCGATGGCTTCGTCGAAAACCCGATGCTGCGCCGGCCGGTGCTCGACCGCTGGACGCTGTTCCACAGCCGCGGGCCGGAGGAGCGGCATCTCTGCCAGCTTGACTATATCTGGCTGTCGCCGGCGCTCGCCAGCCGCAACGCAGGCAGGGTGCCGGAGATCATCCGCGCCGGCCAACCGTTCCGGACGATCTTTCCGGACGGGCAGGCGGTGGAACGCTATCCGCGCACCGGCTGGGACCGGCCGAAGGCCTCCGATCATTGCCCTGTCGCGATCACCCTGGATATCTGA
- a CDS encoding ketopantoate reductase family protein has protein sequence MRIAVMGSGGIGGYIGLRLAKAGEDVTFIARGEHLYAMRSRGLRLESPLGNVSLPNVNATDDPAEIGVVDLVIFAVKLYDSEQAAAAIAPMVGPKTIVLTLQNGVDGLDILARSVPRPQVVAGAIYISTYLEEPGLIKQTSGMTQMTVGGRSDLMIAAFRDACARAEGISLQVVDDVEPVLWMKFVTLAAFSGGTSLMRSGIGAIVADPEGRKFMEQLRDEGMAIAAAKGHPMPEGYVQQATSLWQMLPPETQSSMANDLQRGKRIELEWLSGRMHALGHQLGVPTPAHTAVYRALHLYANGAASR, from the coding sequence ATGCGGATCGCGGTGATGGGCTCGGGCGGCATTGGGGGCTATATCGGCCTCAGGCTCGCGAAAGCGGGCGAAGACGTCACTTTCATCGCGCGTGGCGAGCATCTTTACGCGATGCGCAGCCGCGGACTCAGGCTCGAAAGCCCGCTCGGCAATGTCAGCCTGCCGAATGTCAACGCCACCGACGATCCTGCCGAGATCGGCGTCGTCGATCTCGTGATTTTCGCGGTCAAGCTCTACGACAGCGAGCAAGCGGCGGCCGCGATCGCCCCGATGGTCGGGCCGAAGACGATCGTCCTGACGTTGCAGAACGGCGTCGATGGGCTCGATATCCTCGCGCGCTCAGTGCCACGGCCGCAGGTCGTGGCCGGCGCCATCTACATTTCCACCTATCTGGAAGAGCCGGGTCTGATCAAGCAGACAAGCGGGATGACGCAGATGACGGTCGGCGGGCGCAGCGACCTGATGATCGCCGCCTTCCGCGACGCCTGCGCCCGGGCCGAGGGAATCTCCCTCCAGGTGGTCGATGATGTCGAGCCGGTGCTGTGGATGAAGTTCGTGACCCTTGCGGCCTTTTCCGGCGGCACCAGCCTGATGCGCTCCGGCATCGGCGCGATCGTCGCCGACCCGGAGGGCCGGAAATTCATGGAGCAGTTGCGCGACGAGGGCATGGCGATCGCCGCGGCCAAGGGCCATCCGATGCCGGAGGGCTATGTGCAGCAGGCCACGTCGCTCTGGCAGATGCTGCCGCCGGAAACACAATCCTCCATGGCCAACGACCTTCAGCGCGGCAAGCGGATCGAGCTCGAATGGCTGTCGGGCCGGATGCACGCGCTCGGCCATCAACTCGGCGTGCCGACGCCGGCGCATACCGCGGTCTACCGGGCGCTTCATTTGTACGCAAACGGCGCGGCTTCGCGGTGA
- a CDS encoding arylsulfatase, with product MRDKTIHTDKHPDPESSTSAVSRREILFAGTALAVTSALGTAASPGTAQAQATTAPSGKPPNVLVIWGDDIGTWNFSHNNRGMLGYQTPNIDRIAREGLSFTDYYAQQSCTAGRAAFIGGNVPVRTGMTKVGLPGAPQGWQKTDVTIATVLKSKGYATGQFGKNHQGDRDEHLPTMHGFDEFLGNLYHLNAEEEPENRDYPRDRVLANGKTFLEEFGPRGVLHSWANADGTQKIENTGPLTKKRMETIDDETVAAAKDFITRQHQAGKPFFVWWNGTRMHFRTHVKEQNTGISGPSGDEYHDGMVEHDMHVGELLKLLDDLGIAQDTVVMYSTDNGPHYNTWPDAGTTPFRSEKNSNWEGAYRVPAFARWPGRFPAGKTPNGIVSHEDWLPTFAAIAGEPDIKQKLANTIELNGRTYRNYIDGYNQLDYFEGKVDQSPRHEFWYVNDDGQVVAARYDDWKAVFLENRGEAFGVWREPFTELRVPLLFNLRRDPFEKAQHNSNTYNDWFLDRVFVIVPIQALAANFLQSMKDYPPSQTPGSFNLSKIEEQLRSAGGE from the coding sequence ATGCGTGACAAGACGATCCATACAGATAAGCATCCCGATCCGGAAAGCAGCACAAGCGCCGTCAGCCGGCGCGAGATCCTGTTTGCCGGCACAGCGCTCGCGGTGACCTCCGCTCTCGGAACGGCAGCCTCGCCGGGGACCGCGCAGGCGCAGGCAACGACCGCGCCCTCCGGCAAGCCGCCGAACGTCCTGGTCATCTGGGGTGACGATATCGGCACCTGGAACTTCAGCCACAACAACCGCGGCATGTTGGGCTACCAGACGCCGAACATCGACCGCATCGCCCGCGAAGGCCTGTCCTTTACCGACTATTACGCCCAGCAAAGCTGCACGGCGGGACGCGCCGCCTTCATCGGCGGCAATGTGCCGGTCCGCACCGGCATGACCAAGGTGGGGCTGCCCGGCGCTCCGCAAGGCTGGCAGAAGACCGACGTGACCATAGCGACGGTCTTGAAGAGCAAGGGTTATGCGACCGGCCAGTTCGGCAAGAACCACCAGGGCGACCGGGACGAGCACCTTCCGACGATGCACGGCTTCGACGAGTTCCTCGGCAACCTCTATCACCTGAACGCCGAGGAGGAGCCGGAGAACCGCGATTATCCGAGAGATCGCGTGCTGGCCAACGGCAAGACGTTCCTCGAAGAGTTCGGACCGCGCGGTGTTCTGCACAGCTGGGCCAACGCCGATGGGACGCAGAAGATCGAAAACACCGGCCCGCTGACCAAGAAGCGCATGGAAACGATCGACGACGAGACCGTCGCCGCGGCCAAGGACTTCATCACCCGCCAGCATCAGGCCGGCAAGCCGTTCTTTGTCTGGTGGAACGGCACGCGGATGCATTTCCGCACGCACGTGAAGGAGCAGAACACCGGAATTTCGGGGCCTAGCGGCGACGAGTATCATGACGGCATGGTCGAACACGACATGCATGTCGGCGAACTCTTGAAGCTGCTCGACGACCTCGGCATCGCCCAGGACACGGTGGTGATGTACTCGACCGACAACGGGCCGCACTACAACACCTGGCCGGACGCCGGCACGACGCCGTTCCGGAGCGAGAAGAACTCCAACTGGGAAGGCGCCTATCGCGTTCCTGCCTTTGCCCGCTGGCCCGGCCGCTTCCCGGCGGGCAAGACGCCCAACGGCATCGTTTCCCACGAGGATTGGTTGCCGACCTTCGCCGCCATCGCCGGCGAGCCTGACATCAAGCAGAAGCTGGCGAACACGATCGAGCTCAATGGCCGGACGTACCGCAACTACATCGACGGCTACAACCAGCTCGACTACTTCGAAGGCAAGGTCGACCAGTCGCCGCGTCACGAGTTCTGGTACGTCAACGACGACGGTCAGGTGGTTGCAGCGCGTTATGACGACTGGAAGGCGGTGTTCCTCGAAAACCGCGGCGAGGCGTTCGGCGTCTGGCGCGAGCCCTTCACCGAACTGCGCGTGCCGCTGCTGTTCAACTTGCGGCGCGACCCGTTCGAGAAGGCCCAGCACAACTCGAACACCTATAACGACTGGTTCCTCGACCGTGTGTTCGTGATCGTGCCGATCCAGGCGCTGGCGGCGAATTTCCTCCAGTCCATGAAGGACTATCCGCCGAGCCAGACGCCGGGCTCCTTCAATCTCAGCAAGATTGAAGAGCAACTGCGCTCGGCCGGCGGAGAGTGA
- a CDS encoding SDR family NAD(P)-dependent oxidoreductase — protein sequence MANELKHAPDFSLKGKVTFVTGASRGIGRACALACAAAGSDIVLGLRDIAASAELIGDIRDMGRKVLPVRLDLSQRADIEASVAEAIAMFGRIDVLVNNVGVAPGNLAEDVVEADLDEILNVNIKGTFLMTQAVGRQMIARKAGRIISISSQAGTVTLRGEAIYCTSKAAINHLSRCLAAEWARYGITVNTVAPTFIWTDGTKPALSDADFYDRTVGHIPLGRIGDTDDVVGAVVFLASPAASLITGLNLLVDGGWSVA from the coding sequence TTGGCAAACGAACTCAAGCATGCGCCGGATTTCAGCCTCAAGGGCAAGGTGACCTTTGTGACGGGCGCCTCACGCGGGATCGGCCGCGCCTGTGCGCTCGCCTGCGCGGCCGCCGGATCGGATATCGTGCTCGGCCTGCGCGACATCGCCGCGTCCGCGGAGTTGATCGGCGACATCCGGGACATGGGGCGGAAAGTCCTTCCCGTCCGGCTCGATCTTTCGCAACGCGCCGACATCGAGGCCTCGGTCGCCGAAGCGATCGCGATGTTCGGGCGCATCGACGTGCTCGTCAACAATGTCGGCGTCGCGCCCGGCAACCTGGCGGAGGATGTCGTCGAGGCCGATCTCGACGAGATCCTGAACGTCAATATCAAGGGGACATTCCTGATGACGCAGGCGGTCGGCCGGCAGATGATCGCTCGGAAGGCGGGCCGCATCATCAGCATCAGCTCGCAGGCGGGCACGGTAACGCTGCGCGGCGAGGCGATCTATTGCACGAGCAAGGCGGCGATCAACCATCTCTCCCGCTGCCTCGCCGCCGAATGGGCAAGATACGGCATCACCGTCAATACCGTTGCGCCGACCTTCATCTGGACCGACGGGACGAAGCCGGCGCTCTCTGACGCGGACTTCTACGACCGGACCGTGGGGCATATTCCGCTCGGCCGGATCGGCGACACCGACGATGTCGTCGGTGCAGTGGTCTTCCTGGCCTCGCCGGCCGCTTCGCTGATCACCGGCCTTAATCTCCTGGTCGATGGCGGCTGGTCGGTCGCCTGA
- the gfa gene encoding S-(hydroxymethyl)glutathione synthase, which translates to MENPVPLHPYLDAGMAKGSATFSGGTLVCACKDRPVRVRVNGGIAHNHACGCTKCWKPKGAAFSIVAVAPHDSVTVVENGDKLEIVDPTALIRRHACKECGVHMYGPVEREHPFQGLDFIHPERFEESGWPEPGFAAFVSSIIESGVDPAKMNGVRNHLRRIGLEPYDCLSPELMDYVATWVAKKSGALKQ; encoded by the coding sequence ATGGAAAATCCGGTCCCATTACACCCTTATCTCGACGCCGGCATGGCCAAGGGCAGCGCCACATTCAGCGGCGGCACGCTGGTCTGCGCCTGCAAGGACCGTCCGGTCAGGGTCCGCGTCAACGGCGGGATCGCCCACAACCACGCCTGCGGCTGCACCAAATGCTGGAAGCCGAAGGGTGCGGCCTTCTCGATCGTCGCGGTTGCACCGCATGACAGCGTCACCGTTGTCGAAAACGGCGACAAGCTCGAAATCGTCGATCCGACCGCGCTCATCCGGAGGCACGCCTGCAAGGAATGCGGCGTGCACATGTACGGGCCGGTGGAGCGCGAGCACCCGTTCCAGGGGCTTGACTTCATCCATCCCGAACGGTTCGAGGAGAGCGGCTGGCCGGAACCGGGCTTTGCCGCCTTCGTCTCCTCGATCATTGAAAGCGGTGTCGATCCCGCGAAGATGAACGGTGTGCGCAATCACCTGAGGCGGATCGGGCTGGAGCCCTACGACTGCCTGTCGCCCGAGTTGATGGACTATGTCGCCACCTGGGTGGCGAAGAAGAGCGGGGCGCTGAAGCAGTGA
- a CDS encoding DUF1254 domain-containing protein: MLGRRSFLMILALFAAALPAPLTAVRAADQTLSPEEARAIAKEAYIYGFPLVDNYRVQYSYFVDKSDPEYKAPWNTLFNTARVYTPEDKAIQTPNSDTPYSFVGADLRAEPLVFTVPAVETGRYYSLQFIDQYTFNFAYVGSRATGNEAGKFLLAGPGWKGETPPGIKQVIRSETDFAFVLYRTQLFDSADIDNVKKIQAGYAVEPLSRFLGQPAPPAPATIDFPKPLTREEQKASPEFFDELNFILQFSPTHPSETEIRARFADLGIGPDITFDPDTLSPEQQQAVKDGMAEAWAAFDDFKKNELETGKKTSGDTVGTREHLNGDYIARMSAAVLGIYGNSKEEALYPIYFTDDQQQPLTGANRYTLRFGPDELPPVNAFWSLTLYELPESLLYANPLNRYLINSPMLPGLKRDADGGITLRIQHDSPAADEDANWLPAPSGPFFTAMRLYWPKQEALDGQWKAPPLQKSNCPPVRRMHHDDEIRVLFPRAGARGGGRCAGANRRQRRARHAR; the protein is encoded by the coding sequence ATGCTCGGACGACGCTCGTTTCTAATGATTTTGGCACTGTTTGCGGCGGCCCTGCCCGCGCCGCTGACGGCCGTGCGCGCGGCCGATCAGACGCTCTCTCCGGAGGAAGCCCGGGCGATCGCCAAGGAGGCCTATATCTACGGTTTCCCGCTCGTCGACAATTATCGCGTGCAATATTCCTATTTCGTCGACAAGAGCGACCCGGAATACAAGGCTCCCTGGAACACGCTCTTCAACACCGCGCGCGTCTACACCCCCGAGGACAAGGCGATCCAGACGCCGAATTCCGACACGCCCTATTCGTTCGTCGGCGCGGATCTGAGGGCAGAACCCCTCGTCTTTACCGTTCCCGCCGTCGAGACAGGGCGCTACTACTCGCTCCAGTTCATCGACCAGTACACCTTCAATTTCGCCTATGTCGGCAGCCGCGCCACCGGCAACGAGGCGGGGAAATTTCTGCTCGCCGGGCCGGGCTGGAAGGGCGAGACGCCGCCCGGCATCAAGCAAGTGATCCGTTCCGAAACCGACTTCGCCTTCGTGCTCTATCGCACCCAGCTCTTCGATTCGGCCGACATCGACAACGTCAAGAAGATCCAGGCCGGCTACGCGGTCGAGCCGTTGTCCCGCTTCCTGGGGCAGCCGGCGCCCCCCGCCCCCGCCACGATCGACTTCCCGAAGCCGCTGACGCGGGAGGAACAGAAGGCCTCGCCGGAATTCTTCGACGAACTGAACTTCATCCTGCAGTTCAGCCCCACACACCCGTCGGAGACGGAGATACGTGCGCGCTTTGCCGATCTCGGCATCGGTCCCGACATTACGTTCGATCCCGACACACTGTCTCCGGAGCAGCAGCAAGCCGTCAAGGACGGCATGGCCGAGGCCTGGGCGGCCTTCGACGATTTCAAGAAGAACGAGCTCGAAACCGGGAAGAAGACCAGCGGCGACACCGTCGGGACACGCGAGCACCTGAACGGAGATTACATCGCCCGCATGTCCGCCGCCGTGCTCGGCATCTACGGCAATTCCAAGGAAGAAGCGCTCTACCCGATCTACTTCACCGACGATCAGCAGCAACCGCTCACGGGCGCCAATCGGTACACGCTGCGCTTCGGTCCCGACGAGTTGCCACCGGTCAACGCATTCTGGTCGCTGACACTCTACGAACTGCCTGAGAGCCTGCTCTACGCCAATCCGCTCAACCGCTATCTGATCAACTCGCCGATGCTGCCTGGCCTCAAACGCGACGCCGATGGCGGCATCACGCTCCGGATCCAGCACGATTCGCCGGCTGCGGACGAGGACGCCAACTGGCTGCCCGCTCCGAGCGGCCCCTTCTTCACGGCCATGCGGCTCTACTGGCCGAAGCAGGAAGCGCTCGACGGACAGTGGAAGGCGCCGCCGCTTCAGAAATCGAACTGCCCCCCCGTGAGGAGGATGCATCATGACGACGAAATCCGCGTTCTTTTTCCTCGCGCTGGCGCTCGCGGTGGCGGGCGTTGCGCAGGCGCAAACCGCCGGCAACGCCGTGCCCGTCACGCCCGATAA
- a CDS encoding DUF1214 domain-containing protein, which produces MTTKSAFFFLALALAVAGVAQAQTAGNAVPVTPDNFVRAETDLYFGGVLKDGGFGKFFVNREPTPIDKQTVIRMNRDTLYSGAVFELDAAPVTVTLPDPGKRFLSMQVIDEDQYTPKVVYGAGSHTLSKEEIGTRYVLAAIRILVNPIVPGDLDEVHALQDAIKIEQPGGPGKFETPNWDHESQGKVRQALLALAATLPDSKHMFGPKGKVDPVRRLIGAASVWGGNPEKDALYLTVTPEKNDGKTVYKLDVKDVPVDGFWSISVYNAKGYFEENSENAYTLNNLTAKAGDDGAVAIQFGNCDTQTVNCLPITPGWNYLVRLYRPREEILNGSWKFPEPQPVN; this is translated from the coding sequence ATGACGACGAAATCCGCGTTCTTTTTCCTCGCGCTGGCGCTCGCGGTGGCGGGCGTTGCGCAGGCGCAAACCGCCGGCAACGCCGTGCCCGTCACGCCCGATAATTTTGTCCGGGCGGAGACCGACCTCTATTTCGGCGGCGTCCTCAAGGACGGCGGCTTCGGCAAGTTCTTCGTCAATCGCGAGCCGACCCCGATCGACAAACAGACCGTGATCCGCATGAACCGCGACACGCTCTATAGCGGTGCCGTGTTCGAGCTCGATGCCGCGCCGGTGACGGTCACCCTGCCAGATCCGGGCAAACGCTTCTTGTCGATGCAGGTGATCGACGAGGACCAGTACACGCCAAAGGTTGTTTACGGCGCCGGTAGCCATACGCTCAGCAAGGAAGAAATCGGCACGCGCTACGTGCTCGCCGCGATCCGCATCCTGGTCAATCCGATCGTTCCCGGCGACCTCGACGAGGTCCATGCGCTGCAGGACGCGATCAAGATCGAGCAGCCGGGCGGGCCAGGCAAGTTCGAGACCCCCAATTGGGATCACGAGAGCCAAGGGAAGGTGCGCCAGGCGCTGCTGGCACTCGCCGCCACCCTTCCCGATTCCAAGCACATGTTCGGCCCGAAGGGTAAAGTCGACCCGGTGAGGCGGCTGATCGGCGCGGCGTCCGTCTGGGGTGGCAACCCGGAAAAGGACGCGCTCTACCTGACTGTCACGCCCGAGAAGAACGACGGCAAGACCGTCTACAAGCTCGACGTCAAGGATGTGCCCGTCGACGGCTTCTGGTCGATCAGCGTCTACAACGCCAAGGGCTATTTCGAAGAGAACAGCGAAAACGCCTATACGCTCAACAATCTCACCGCCAAGGCCGGCGACGATGGCGCCGTCGCGATCCAGTTCGGCAATTGCGACACCCAGACCGTCAACTGCCTGCCGATCACGCCCGGCTGGAACTACCTGGTGCGGCTCTACCGGCCGCGCGAGGAAATCCTGAACGGCTCATGGAAATTCCCGGAGCCGCAGCCGGTGAATTAA